One Simonsiella muelleri ATCC 29453 DNA window includes the following coding sequences:
- a CDS encoding GbsR/MarR family transcriptional regulator, producing MKLNPTTEKFILHWGEMGTKWGVNRTVSQIHALLYIMGKPMNADEICETLNVARSNVSNSLKELQNLQLVQITHILGDRRDYFTTSDDVWVLFRVIVEQRQRREIEPTLQFLHQLMQEPEFANENEAVKKRISQTHDFINTLTSWTNEMLKLSTATMTKVLKLGASIQKLLR from the coding sequence ATGAAACTCAATCCTACTACTGAAAAATTTATTTTGCATTGGGGTGAAATGGGTACAAAATGGGGTGTCAACCGTACTGTTTCCCAAATCCATGCGCTGTTGTATATTATGGGTAAGCCCATGAATGCAGATGAAATTTGTGAGACGTTAAATGTGGCGCGTTCCAATGTTTCCAATAGTTTGAAAGAGTTGCAGAATTTGCAATTGGTGCAAATCACTCATATTTTGGGTGATAGGCGCGATTATTTCACCACGTCTGATGATGTGTGGGTATTATTTCGCGTGATTGTGGAACAACGCCAACGCCGCGAAATTGAACCAACATTGCAATTTTTGCATCAGCTGATGCAAGAACCTGAATTTGCTAATGAAAATGAAGCTGTCAAAAAACGTATTTCACAAACTCATGATTTTATTAATACGCTGACCAGTTGGACCAATGAAATGTTAAAATTATCCACTGCCACCATGACCAAAGTGTTGAAATTGGGGGCGAGTATTCAAAAGTTATTGCGTTGA